A portion of the Chitinophagales bacterium genome contains these proteins:
- a CDS encoding OmpA family protein, whose protein sequence is MRNVSKILCMTVLMTCFILENMYAQSSKRPWMINGGANVIDFNAANKTDGAGGLSEPGGFSDFFKTENWNTLPAIAKLTIARSLNPSLALDLQLGGARITKLFENTTSARAFADGDLNLRYKFDNGYIIHENSWFAPYIFVGGGGTYLDNTDKDVRPHIDGGVGFNFWFWKDVGFFVQSSYKWIAGGDKDVIGKQSYLNHSAGVAVRFGKKDTDKDGIEDDADACPTEPGPASTMGCPDADGDGIPDKTDACPNQAGPASLSGCPDSDGDGVADKDDRCPNAAGSVDMKGCPDRDADLVADIDDQCPDQKGLAEFQGCPDTDGDGVPDKQDACPTQKGLAQFQGCPDTDGDGVPDTKDHCPNQAGPASNAGCPLPPPEVIQKINLSAKSIQFQTGKDIITKLSYPVLDIIAEIMQQYPDTKWEIDGHTDNVGNDVKNMDLSDRRAASVKNYFIGKGVNSDRLSSHGFGETTPIADNKTSAGRAKNRRVEIKLMNQQ, encoded by the coding sequence ATGAGAAACGTTTCCAAAATACTTTGTATGACTGTGCTGATGACATGTTTTATTTTAGAGAACATGTATGCACAGAGTAGTAAGCGCCCCTGGATGATTAATGGAGGAGCGAATGTCATTGATTTTAATGCCGCTAACAAAACGGATGGTGCAGGAGGATTAAGCGAACCTGGAGGATTCAGCGATTTTTTTAAAACAGAGAACTGGAATACGCTTCCGGCCATCGCTAAGCTTACTATAGCCAGATCATTAAATCCTTCACTTGCTCTTGACCTCCAGTTAGGAGGCGCTCGTATAACAAAATTATTTGAAAATACAACATCAGCCCGTGCCTTTGCTGATGGTGATCTTAACCTTAGATACAAGTTTGACAATGGTTATATAATTCATGAAAACTCATGGTTTGCTCCATATATTTTTGTTGGAGGCGGCGGAACTTATTTGGATAACACCGATAAAGATGTCAGGCCTCACATAGATGGCGGTGTTGGGTTTAATTTTTGGTTTTGGAAAGACGTAGGTTTTTTCGTTCAGTCTTCCTATAAATGGATTGCTGGGGGAGATAAAGATGTAATTGGAAAACAAAGTTATCTGAACCACTCCGCAGGGGTAGCGGTTCGTTTTGGAAAGAAAGACACTGATAAGGATGGCATAGAGGATGATGCGGATGCTTGTCCCACTGAGCCAGGACCTGCTTCTACCATGGGATGCCCCGATGCTGATGGTGATGGTATTCCCGATAAAACAGATGCTTGCCCAAATCAGGCAGGGCCAGCCAGTTTAAGCGGTTGCCCGGATAGTGATGGAGACGGCGTTGCAGATAAAGATGACCGGTGCCCTAACGCTGCTGGGAGTGTTGACATGAAAGGATGCCCTGATAGAGATGCAGATTTGGTAGCCGATATTGATGATCAGTGCCCGGATCAAAAAGGATTAGCTGAATTCCAGGGTTGCCCTGATACAGATGGTGACGGCGTTCCTGATAAACAAGATGCTTGCCCTACACAAAAAGGCTTAGCTCAGTTCCAGGGCTGTCCTGATACAGATGGTGACGGAGTTCCTGATACAAAAGATCATTGCCCTAACCAGGCAGGTCCAGCTTCCAATGCAGGTTGCCCTCTTCCTCCACCAGAAGTAATTCAAAAGATTAACCTGAGTGCTAAATCAATACAGTTCCAAACTGGAAAAGATATCATAACCAAGCTATCATATCCTGTATTGGATATTATTGCTGAAATTATGCAACAATATCCTGATACTAAGTGGGAAATTGACGGGCACACAGATAACGTAGGCAATGATGTAAAGAATATGGATCTCTCAGATCGTCGTGCTGCATCTGTTAAGAATTACTTTATAGGCAAAGGTGTAAATTCAGATCGCCTCTCTTCTCATGGGTTTGGCGAAACAACACCAATTGCAGATAACAAGACTTCTGCAGGACGTGCTAAGAACAGACGGGTAGAGATTAAGTTGATGAACCAGCAGTAA
- a CDS encoding T9SS type A sorting domain-containing protein: MKFVFYCNYLFLSLLCIHSDAQPLISKQVTNDSFGIMPGIISPLSDQRHFLLTGQMLAKVDDHLNPVWSTFLTDSTPNTSGLIFLEHGIQLTDGSIIVCGYELHGRYGYALLIKIDDNGNIIWTKTYKRDGKNTGMQPFYIDQLPNSNIVILGHSGEGRSHGDRLMWLETDTVGTMLQFREIYSTGKSYTPVNIFAQPDNSSIIAAYYGNFHAEEGTVFPYLLHLDQYGNVIQWRGYGFDFSASMTDCIQLNNGGFRMIGLTTHAAYLMEVDSSLNFKWIKTYPDSLKSNIFQSNGFQSLQNLTDGSSLIAGSYPIDSFTSLPFYMRTDSSGNVIYAHVLNPDSISTGYINGCLGYDHPVLLSEELFTNFEGNKVVLSTIDASGVSACPFIPVSINPSESSLSFILDSARTEISVTASLLNNTYNSVLLGTYTDLCEQVFTSSNSVVANSHLNLFPNPATDEVTIEIPDGVNYTTLFIYNASGLNLVKQIITPASGLTINTSSFSSGLYAVILRKNDGSFISSKFLKK; encoded by the coding sequence ATGAAATTTGTTTTTTACTGCAATTATCTTTTCTTATCCCTGCTATGTATCCATTCTGACGCTCAACCTTTAATATCCAAGCAGGTTACGAATGACTCATTCGGGATTATGCCGGGAATTATCTCCCCTCTTTCTGACCAGCGTCATTTTTTGCTTACCGGACAAATGCTCGCGAAAGTCGATGATCATTTAAATCCGGTGTGGAGCACCTTTCTTACGGATAGCACACCCAATACAAGTGGACTTATTTTTTTAGAACATGGCATTCAGCTCACAGATGGTTCCATCATCGTTTGCGGATACGAGCTTCACGGGCGCTATGGTTATGCTTTACTTATAAAAATTGATGATAATGGAAATATTATTTGGACTAAAACCTATAAGCGGGATGGTAAGAACACAGGAATGCAGCCTTTCTATATTGATCAGCTTCCAAATAGCAACATAGTCATATTGGGACACTCCGGAGAAGGCCGTTCTCATGGAGATCGGTTAATGTGGCTTGAAACCGATACGGTAGGTACTATGCTTCAGTTTCGCGAGATTTATTCTACCGGTAAAAGCTATACGCCAGTTAATATATTTGCTCAACCCGATAACAGCAGTATAATTGCTGCGTACTATGGCAATTTCCATGCTGAAGAAGGTACGGTTTTTCCCTATTTATTGCATCTTGATCAATATGGAAATGTGATTCAGTGGAGAGGGTATGGCTTTGATTTTTCAGCTTCCATGACTGATTGTATTCAGCTCAATAACGGAGGGTTCCGAATGATTGGATTGACCACCCATGCTGCTTATCTAATGGAAGTGGATTCTTCGTTGAACTTTAAATGGATAAAGACATATCCGGACTCTCTTAAAAGCAATATTTTTCAATCAAATGGATTTCAGAGTCTACAAAATTTAACCGATGGCAGTTCGCTCATAGCTGGCAGCTATCCAATTGACTCGTTTACTTCTCTGCCTTTTTATATGAGAACTGATTCCAGTGGCAATGTTATATATGCACATGTACTAAATCCTGATTCCATTTCAACAGGGTACATCAATGGCTGCCTCGGATACGATCATCCCGTCCTGCTGTCAGAGGAATTATTTACCAATTTTGAAGGAAATAAAGTGGTACTGTCAACTATTGATGCCTCTGGAGTTTCTGCATGTCCGTTTATTCCTGTTTCGATCAACCCTTCAGAATCCTCATTATCTTTTATACTTGATTCTGCCCGAACTGAAATTTCTGTTACAGCCTCCTTGCTAAACAATACCTACAACAGCGTTTTGCTTGGAACGTATACTGATCTTTGCGAACAGGTCTTTACAAGCTCCAATTCAGTTGTTGCGAATAGTCATTTAAATTTATTTCCGAACCCTGCTACAGATGAGGTTACTATAGAAATACCGGACGGTGTTAATTATACAACGCTTTTCATCTATAATGCTTCGGGATTGAATCTTGTAAAGCAGATTATAACTCCAGCCTCCGGGCTGACTATAAATACTTCTTCTTTTTCATCGGGATTGTATGCAGTCATCCTTCGAAAAAATGATGGGAGCTTTATTTCTTCAAAATTTTTAAAAAAATAG
- the fbp gene encoding class 1 fructose-bisphosphatase, with the protein MKSLRKVITLDEFIFQREKDFPFASGELSGLLRDIGFAAKIVNREVNKAGLVDILGTTGINNSTGDEVKKLDIFANEQFISALQVSGECCGLASEELEKYTPITGEESRNAKYVVTLDPLDGSSNIDVNVAIGTIFSIYRRQSFFGPCTSEDFLQRGSRQVAAGYIIYGSSTMMVYTTGNGVNGFTLDPSIGEFCLSHPDIKTPDKGKIYSVNQGNFLKFDQPIKEYITFCQSEDRLSNRPYSLRYIGSLVGDIHRNLMYGGIFMYPATRSSPKGKLRLLYECFPMAFIVEQAGGKATNGQIRILDIEPTELHQRSPVFMGSKEMVSKVEEFTRASVMVEASATA; encoded by the coding sequence ATGAAAAGTCTTCGTAAAGTAATTACGCTTGATGAATTCATTTTTCAACGGGAAAAAGATTTTCCGTTTGCATCGGGTGAATTGAGTGGCTTACTGCGCGATATTGGATTTGCAGCTAAAATTGTAAATCGTGAAGTGAATAAGGCCGGCCTCGTAGATATCCTTGGTACAACAGGAATAAACAATTCTACCGGCGATGAGGTAAAGAAGCTCGATATCTTTGCTAACGAACAATTTATTTCGGCGTTACAGGTAAGCGGTGAATGTTGCGGGCTTGCTTCTGAGGAACTTGAAAAATATACACCTATAACAGGAGAGGAATCACGGAATGCTAAATATGTGGTTACACTGGATCCGCTCGATGGCTCTTCAAATATTGATGTAAACGTTGCAATCGGAACCATCTTCAGTATATACAGGCGTCAGTCATTTTTCGGGCCATGTACTTCCGAAGATTTTCTTCAAAGAGGTTCGCGTCAGGTAGCAGCCGGGTATATTATTTACGGATCTTCCACAATGATGGTTTACACTACGGGAAACGGGGTAAATGGTTTTACTCTTGATCCATCCATCGGTGAATTCTGTCTTTCTCATCCGGATATTAAAACCCCGGATAAAGGGAAAATATATTCCGTAAATCAGGGAAACTTTTTAAAATTTGACCAGCCTATTAAGGAATATATTACATTCTGTCAATCTGAGGACAGGTTGAGCAATCGTCCTTATTCCTTGCGCTATATCGGATCACTTGTTGGGGACATCCATCGCAACCTCATGTACGGTGGTATTTTTATGTATCCTGCTACCAGAAGTTCACCGAAGGGGAAATTAAGGTTGCTATATGAATGCTTTCCCATGGCATTTATTGTAGAACAAGCAGGAGGAAAAGCTACCAATGGTCAAATAAGAATATTGGATATTGAGCCTACAGAGCTTCATCAGCGATCTCCAGTATTTATGGGATCCAAGGAAATGGTAAGCAAGGTAGAAGAATTTACACGTGCATCTGTCATGGTAGAAGCATCTGCAACTGCGTAA
- a CDS encoding arginase, with protein MKNIRILAVKSEIGAGTRGASLGFDAIKIAALDFGSTFFKQYPEVKIEDENDMILESSRSLHARRGKGIITVCERVSQAVEQTLREENFPIVIAGDHSSAAGTIAGIKAANPQARIGVIWIDAHSDLHSIYTTPSGNMHGMPLAISLAEDNLTQRINNPDPGTVELWDQLKNLNGISPKIRYENLVFVSVRDTEPQEDYIIRQHKMKIFSTDEINNFGIDKIAREILTAVEPCDVVYISFDVDSMDPTISRGTGTPAPNGITEKQAAALLQRLMQSPKVCCFEITEVNPTLDKENLMAENVFEILLKVTNQLMND; from the coding sequence ATGAAAAATATCAGGATTTTGGCTGTTAAATCGGAAATTGGCGCAGGTACACGCGGGGCAAGTCTTGGATTTGATGCCATTAAAATTGCAGCTCTTGATTTTGGGAGCACATTCTTTAAGCAATATCCCGAAGTAAAAATTGAAGACGAAAATGACATGATCCTCGAATCATCCCGCTCGCTGCATGCGCGGCGTGGAAAAGGAATAATAACGGTGTGTGAACGCGTAAGCCAGGCGGTAGAGCAGACACTTCGTGAAGAAAATTTTCCTATTGTGATAGCAGGAGACCATTCAAGTGCTGCCGGCACCATTGCTGGTATTAAGGCCGCTAACCCACAGGCACGGATAGGCGTAATCTGGATAGACGCGCATTCTGATCTCCATTCTATTTATACTACTCCTTCCGGAAATATGCACGGCATGCCACTCGCTATTTCTCTAGCTGAAGACAACCTTACTCAAAGAATAAACAATCCCGATCCGGGAACCGTAGAATTATGGGATCAGTTAAAAAATCTGAATGGCATATCGCCTAAAATACGATATGAAAACCTGGTCTTCGTTTCTGTACGCGATACAGAACCGCAGGAAGACTATATTATTCGTCAGCACAAAATGAAGATTTTTTCAACTGATGAGATTAATAATTTTGGTATAGATAAAATTGCCAGAGAAATTTTGACAGCTGTGGAACCGTGCGATGTAGTCTACATTTCTTTTGATGTAGACTCAATGGATCCAACCATTTCACGGGGCACCGGAACACCGGCTCCTAATGGTATCACAGAGAAACAGGCAGCTGCATTGCTTCAAAGATTAATGCAAAGTCCCAAGGTCTGTTGTTTCGAAATTACAGAAGTGAATCCCACCCTTGATAAAGAAAATTTAATGGCTGAAAATGTATTTGAGATTTTATTAAAGGTGACCAATCAGCTCATGAATGATTAA
- a CDS encoding arginine--tRNA ligase → MEPILKEKTAQAVQKLYNQDISPQEVLVNLPPKDFPYDFTVVVFPFSKISKKSPDQTAKEIGEELKSSMNQLASYEAIKGFLNLRLKDEYWIEFLVNNSRNNSFGSSPLNGEKIMIEYCGPNTNKPLHFGHLRNIFLGYSMSRILKAAGYEVVKVNIYNDRGVHICKSMLAYQKYGNHETPESSGEKGDHLVGEYYVRFEKELKEQVASLIKEDFSQDGAKKMAPLNIEIREMLLKWENGDAEVRTLWQTMNQWVYQGFEQTYKALGVDFDDYYYESETYLAGKEVVEEGLMKELFFKKPDGSVWVDLTADGLDEKLLLRADGTSVYITQDLGTADMRYSKYKIGNMIYTVANEQDYHFKVLKLVCKKLRRPYADSIYHLSYGLVDLPTGRMKTREGTVVDADDTVEEMITTAEEKTKEVGKIENFSEEELKQLYRILGLGALKFFLLKVDPKKKMIFSPEESIDFHGFTGPFIQYTYARIKSVLRKAASMSLSPESFSDLKTLQPQERQLILQLQQYPSVVKEAANKYEPSIIANYLYHLAKSYNGFYAELPILNAEDDTARAFRLNLSSFIASVISKGMFLLGIDVPERM, encoded by the coding sequence ATGGAACCTATTTTAAAGGAAAAAACTGCTCAAGCAGTTCAGAAATTATATAATCAGGATATTTCCCCTCAGGAGGTTTTGGTTAACCTGCCTCCAAAAGACTTTCCATATGATTTTACGGTTGTCGTTTTTCCATTTTCAAAAATTTCGAAAAAATCTCCTGATCAAACAGCAAAAGAAATCGGTGAAGAATTAAAATCATCCATGAACCAATTGGCATCTTATGAAGCCATTAAAGGGTTTTTAAATCTAAGGTTGAAAGATGAATATTGGATTGAATTCTTAGTAAATAATTCGCGAAATAATTCCTTTGGTTCTTCGCCACTCAACGGAGAAAAAATAATGATTGAATACTGTGGCCCCAATACTAACAAGCCGCTGCATTTCGGGCATCTAAGGAATATTTTTCTTGGTTATTCCATGAGCCGGATTCTAAAAGCAGCGGGCTATGAGGTGGTTAAAGTAAATATCTATAACGACCGTGGTGTTCACATCTGCAAATCAATGCTTGCCTACCAGAAATATGGTAACCACGAAACTCCGGAAAGCAGTGGTGAAAAGGGTGATCACCTTGTAGGCGAATACTATGTTCGTTTCGAAAAAGAGCTTAAAGAACAAGTTGCCTCCTTAATAAAAGAAGATTTTTCCCAAGATGGGGCAAAAAAAATGGCGCCGCTAAATATTGAAATCAGGGAAATGCTTTTAAAATGGGAAAATGGCGATGCAGAGGTAAGGACCTTATGGCAAACCATGAATCAATGGGTTTACCAGGGATTTGAACAAACCTACAAAGCATTGGGTGTCGATTTCGATGATTATTATTATGAATCAGAAACGTACCTGGCAGGAAAGGAAGTGGTAGAAGAAGGCCTGATGAAAGAGCTATTTTTTAAAAAACCGGACGGCTCAGTTTGGGTTGATTTAACCGCAGATGGACTGGATGAGAAGTTGCTGTTGCGCGCCGATGGAACTTCAGTGTATATAACCCAGGATCTCGGAACGGCAGATATGCGCTATAGTAAGTACAAGATCGGCAACATGATCTACACCGTAGCAAATGAGCAGGATTATCATTTTAAGGTTTTAAAACTAGTTTGCAAAAAATTAAGAAGACCTTATGCTGACAGTATTTATCACCTTTCTTATGGATTGGTCGATCTTCCCACCGGCAGGATGAAGACACGGGAAGGCACTGTAGTAGATGCAGATGATACTGTAGAAGAGATGATTACTACTGCAGAGGAAAAAACAAAAGAGGTAGGGAAAATTGAAAACTTTTCAGAAGAAGAATTAAAGCAACTCTATAGAATACTTGGATTAGGTGCATTAAAATTTTTTCTTTTAAAGGTGGACCCAAAAAAGAAAATGATTTTCAGCCCGGAAGAATCTATAGACTTTCATGGGTTTACAGGTCCCTTTATACAATACACTTATGCGCGCATAAAATCAGTATTGAGAAAAGCAGCTTCGATGAGTCTTTCACCCGAGTCTTTTTCAGATTTAAAAACGCTTCAACCGCAGGAGCGGCAGCTTATTTTGCAATTGCAACAATATCCTTCAGTGGTAAAAGAGGCAGCAAACAAATACGAGCCCTCCATTATAGCAAACTACCTATACCATTTAGCTAAAAGCTATAACGGGTTTTATGCCGAATTACCAATTCTCAATGCAGAGGATGATACTGCCCGTGCCTTCCGTTTGAATTTATCATCATTCATTGCCTCTGTCATTTCAAAGGGAATGTTTCTCCTGGGAATTGATGTTCCTGAAAGGATGTGA
- a CDS encoding glycosyltransferase family 39 protein, which produces MNKAINSTVKQQNAASSRAEFKLRYPLIWLTLSVIIVYASTINFGFTELDDSIFIRDFQEYNQNITNLFTSFHRGVFDPIQDTYYRPLFLDSIILNYQISGQQIAPYHVLNILFHLITVLLLFVLLQKIKLNRLHSFILALFFAVHPVLSQAVAWIPGRNDTMLGIFVVAFLVFTINYFLRRKPGNLLLSFFFLLGAFFTKETAIFAPPVAFILLLYLNKKKWLSNENIFQYATWLLAFFIWYKVRSEATIKESGLQSSIAFAELFNRLPVIIQYTGKIFLPFNLSVFPILVDTVNYYGFISIALASIAIYFSRKRDWGIILAGISVFLLFLIPALLVPNTLNDQTFEHRLYLPIIGMLMVLSQTALFQNIRKEKHLLAGSIMVILLFAFLNYRHQQSFKDPVSFWAQAVKTSPHSAYATMMLGARIDNDRKDKTESGILIRKAYSLNPKEKYVNFYYGQMLQNEDSVLSSEKFFLEEKRISDYYECDFYLARVAFEKKDLELATNLLENYLSKDPSNEQANNNLLLLYLETGKNEKAKDQGKRIQELGFPVTPEILQRLEKL; this is translated from the coding sequence GTGAACAAAGCAATAAACTCAACAGTCAAACAACAAAATGCTGCCTCTTCACGGGCTGAGTTTAAACTAAGATATCCGTTAATATGGCTGACTTTATCAGTTATTATCGTGTATGCCTCAACAATAAATTTTGGCTTCACGGAACTCGACGATTCAATATTTATTCGGGATTTCCAGGAGTACAATCAAAACATTACTAATTTATTTACCTCCTTCCACAGGGGAGTTTTTGATCCAATCCAGGATACGTACTACAGGCCATTGTTCCTTGATTCAATTATTCTAAACTATCAAATAAGCGGACAGCAGATAGCACCATACCATGTATTAAATATTTTATTTCACCTGATCACTGTGCTATTGCTTTTTGTCTTGCTTCAGAAAATTAAATTAAACAGGCTCCATAGTTTTATTCTCGCGCTGTTCTTCGCCGTTCATCCTGTTTTGTCGCAAGCTGTTGCATGGATTCCCGGAAGAAACGATACCATGCTCGGTATCTTTGTGGTTGCATTCCTGGTTTTTACGATTAACTATTTTCTGAGGAGAAAACCAGGCAATCTGTTATTGTCTTTTTTCTTTTTATTAGGTGCGTTCTTTACTAAAGAAACGGCAATATTTGCTCCACCTGTTGCATTCATTCTCCTTCTATATTTGAATAAGAAGAAATGGTTAAGTAATGAAAATATTTTTCAGTACGCCACCTGGTTGCTTGCTTTTTTCATATGGTATAAAGTACGATCCGAAGCCACTATAAAAGAATCAGGTCTGCAGTCATCAATTGCGTTTGCTGAATTATTTAATCGCTTGCCCGTGATTATTCAGTATACAGGAAAAATTTTTCTTCCGTTTAACCTTAGTGTATTTCCTATACTGGTTGATACGGTAAATTATTATGGATTTATTTCAATAGCATTGGCATCGATCGCTATTTATTTTTCACGAAAAAGAGATTGGGGAATTATACTGGCAGGTATTAGTGTATTTCTGCTTTTTTTAATACCTGCATTATTAGTTCCAAATACACTTAATGATCAAACCTTTGAGCACAGATTGTACTTACCTATTATTGGAATGCTAATGGTTTTATCCCAAACAGCACTATTTCAAAATATCCGGAAAGAAAAACATTTATTAGCAGGCAGCATTATGGTAATACTTCTTTTTGCCTTTCTCAATTACCGCCATCAGCAAAGCTTTAAAGATCCGGTATCATTCTGGGCACAGGCCGTAAAAACTTCCCCTCATTCTGCATACGCAACCATGATGCTCGGTGCCCGGATTGATAATGATAGGAAAGATAAAACGGAATCAGGAATATTGATCCGGAAAGCTTATTCGCTAAATCCTAAAGAAAAGTATGTAAATTTTTATTATGGGCAAATGCTCCAAAATGAAGATTCTGTACTTTCTTCTGAAAAATTTTTTCTGGAAGAAAAAAGAATTTCAGACTATTATGAATGTGATTTCTACCTCGCCCGTGTGGCATTCGAAAAAAAAGATTTAGAACTGGCGACCAACTTATTAGAAAATTATCTATCAAAAGACCCTTCCAACGAACAAGCAAATAATAACCTATTATTATTATATCTGGAAACGGGTAAAAATGAAAAGGCGAAGGATCAGGGGAAGCGAATCCAGGAATTAGGATTTCCTGTAACCCCGGAAATCCTTCAGCGATTAGAGAAACTTTAG
- a CDS encoding T9SS type A sorting domain-containing protein: MKIKRPLIPLLLFFNVILVKADYVTNLNASYHDGQIFIIWENIPAADTGFYYVYSNTVPIDSSNIRTSNYLGRVMNDFGFDYRLSFSDPQGVLHYLIVNDNPLTFLTPTQNMFVMNCTVDNQPLYFAVRCNFGKTKPNWVVKPGANATRNSTKQHLDPIRAYHYETVPYSDRDNEMIDVYAHYGSNVAVGSYPEMTNEGCLVFHFGIIKSGPVGGMNDCFIKFHGGNGNFILDALATKLDNTWKISFDDWIPAFTIDIAGDNTRWLGYDNKIDIYTITKKSTPPTSGTVKAYTYHRIHWEFDWIQQTFPQTINTNRCYLLGESQGCSGVLINSVLNPTMFAAGSCTDGKFNLDAPDDDNPVCKYNTGSAGREATNAYWGDHNKTNLPTDVPKDPGGNVYWNIYDLTNMNNVFTYYKNISLPWLEGLNGKEDDNVCWEDKIGFYKTVDQTHEGGQYFYDLRGHSGGPTNEWPPLAVKPLQRFASNLTFPAFSNAAIDGNPGSANNPDPPYWSGDSIGTVHGNLDWEDNSIHDSKTSWKVKLFIHPDTLNDGTFIPRNMPNSTTADVTIRRAVSFVNIPDNTVLCWTNTHKGVVVQSGTITQNYNGTTPKPLTVKGVKIYENGNTLAVNYCDNALQRNYATGNLQDQEQVISPNPFKNNLTINLFLDKESDLTVELYNVLGKKVQQQNISQLSAGKQTIDINSQLLSAGIYFIKIKTVAGEASYKVVKE; encoded by the coding sequence ATGAAAATTAAACGTCCCCTCATTCCTCTATTGCTTTTTTTCAATGTTATTCTTGTAAAGGCCGATTACGTTACCAACCTGAATGCTTCTTACCACGATGGCCAAATTTTTATCATCTGGGAGAATATTCCTGCTGCAGATACCGGCTTTTACTATGTGTATTCTAATACGGTTCCGATCGATTCCAGCAATATCCGGACTTCTAATTATTTAGGCAGGGTTATGAACGATTTTGGGTTTGATTACCGCCTATCGTTTAGCGATCCTCAGGGAGTGCTTCATTACTTAATAGTAAACGATAATCCCCTTACCTTTTTAACCCCAACGCAGAATATGTTCGTGATGAATTGCACGGTAGATAATCAGCCATTATATTTTGCCGTACGGTGTAATTTTGGAAAAACAAAACCTAATTGGGTGGTTAAGCCGGGGGCTAATGCTACCAGGAATTCAACCAAACAGCATCTTGATCCCATACGGGCCTATCATTATGAAACAGTTCCGTATTCTGATCGGGATAATGAAATGATCGATGTTTATGCTCACTACGGAAGTAATGTAGCGGTTGGATCATATCCGGAAATGACCAATGAAGGTTGCCTTGTTTTCCACTTTGGTATTATTAAGAGCGGACCGGTTGGCGGAATGAATGATTGTTTTATAAAATTTCATGGAGGCAATGGCAACTTCATTTTAGATGCGCTGGCTACCAAGCTGGACAACACATGGAAAATTTCTTTTGATGACTGGATCCCGGCTTTCACTATTGATATTGCAGGCGATAATACCAGATGGCTGGGTTACGATAATAAGATAGATATCTATACTATTACTAAAAAATCTACACCACCCACCTCTGGAACTGTGAAAGCCTATACGTATCACCGTATCCATTGGGAATTTGACTGGATCCAGCAAACCTTTCCGCAGACTATCAATACCAACCGTTGTTATTTACTAGGTGAATCGCAAGGTTGTTCGGGAGTCTTAATTAATTCGGTACTTAATCCCACTATGTTTGCTGCAGGAAGCTGTACTGATGGTAAATTTAATCTCGATGCACCTGATGATGATAACCCGGTTTGTAAATACAATACCGGAAGTGCCGGAAGAGAAGCAACAAATGCGTATTGGGGAGATCACAACAAAACGAACCTGCCTACTGATGTACCAAAAGATCCGGGTGGTAATGTTTATTGGAACATTTATGATTTAACTAATATGAATAATGTATTTACGTATTACAAGAATATCTCCCTTCCATGGTTAGAAGGGCTTAATGGAAAAGAGGACGATAATGTTTGCTGGGAGGATAAAATAGGTTTCTATAAAACCGTAGACCAGACCCATGAAGGGGGACAGTACTTTTACGATTTAAGGGGACATAGTGGTGGTCCAACTAATGAATGGCCACCGCTTGCTGTGAAACCGTTACAGCGATTTGCAAGTAATCTTACTTTTCCTGCCTTCAGTAATGCAGCTATTGATGGAAATCCCGGAAGCGCTAACAATCCCGATCCTCCATATTGGAGCGGTGACAGTATCGGAACTGTTCATGGAAATTTAGATTGGGAAGATAATAGTATTCACGATTCAAAAACATCCTGGAAAGTAAAGCTGTTTATTCATCCTGATACATTAAATGACGGTACTTTTATTCCCCGGAATATGCCGAATTCTACCACAGCAGACGTTACTATCCGCAGGGCTGTGAGCTTTGTAAACATTCCTGATAATACGGTATTATGCTGGACGAATACTCATAAGGGTGTGGTTGTACAGTCGGGAACTATTACACAAAACTATAACGGAACTACTCCAAAGCCTTTAACTGTAAAGGGTGTTAAGATATATGAAAACGGAAATACTCTTGCAGTAAATTATTGTGATAATGCGCTGCAAAGAAATTATGCAACAGGTAATTTACAGGATCAGGAACAAGTAATTTCTCCAAATCCATTTAAGAATAACCTCACAATAAATCTTTTCCTGGATAAAGAATCGGACTTAACAGTTGAATTGTATAATGTCCTCGGTAAAAAGGTTCAACAGCAGAATATCTCACAGTTATCTGCCGGAAAGCAAACAATAGATATTAATAGCCAGCTCTTATCAGCCGGTATTTATTTTATTAAGATAAAAACAGTTGCCGGCGAAGCTTCCTATAAAGTTGTGAAAGAATAG